TCTCGCAACGTGCCCGCGTGAAAGACGACAACGCCTGCGATCGACTTCGCTTCCTCGAGCCCGGCGATCGCCTTACCCTTTTCAAAGTCGCCGGGATAACCGCCCGACGCAGCTACAACGCAAACGGATGAATCACCACTCCAGTCGATCGAGGTCGATCCGATGCGGCCGTCAACTACGGCGTCGAGAATCTCAACCATATCGCTGTCGAGCCTCGCCAGCACGGCCTGAGTCTCAGGGTCTCCCAACCGGGCGTTGTACTCGATCAGCTTCGGCCCGTCGGTGGTCAGCATCAGGCCGGCGTAGAGAACACCGATGAACGGGCTTCCTTCGGCGCTCATCCCGGCAAGGGTCGGTTCGATGATCTCGCGCCTTACGCGAGCAAGCATCGCATCGTCGAGCAAACCCGGAGTCGAGAACGATCCCATGCCTCCGGTGTTAGGACCCTGATCGCCGTCGTAAACGCGCTTGTAGTCCTGGGCGGGAACTATCGTCTTGTAATCGCGCCCGTCGGTGAAGCTCATCAACGACGCTTCGCGTCCGACCAGACATTCCTCGAGAAGCACGCGCGAACCAGCTTCACCAAACACACGCTCGACCATCATCGAGTCGAGCGCCGCTTCGAATTCCGGTTGGTCGTTGACTATGCGCACGCCTTTGCCCGCTGCCAGGCCGTCGGCTTTTAC
This portion of the Acidobacteriota bacterium genome encodes:
- the purD gene encoding phosphoribosylamine--glycine ligase, which translates into the protein MKILVIGSGGREHALAWKLKASPHTTKLYCAPGNAGIAEIATCVPASVNDPISLATLAESIAADLTVVGPEAPLVAGIAEAFHARGLRLVGPSSAAARLEGSKIFAKEFCARHSIPTARFVACDSPESARDALRKQFRFPVVVKADGLAAGKGVRIVNDQPEFEAALDSMMVERVFGEAGSRVLLEECLVGREASLMSFTDGRDYKTIVPAQDYKRVYDGDQGPNTGGMGSFSTPGLLDDAMLARVRREIIEPTLAGMSAEGSPFIGVLYAGLMLTTDGPKLIEYNARLGDPETQAVLARLDSDMVEILDAVVDGRIGSTSIDWSGDSSVCVVAASGGYPGDFEKGKAIAGLEEAKSIAGVVVFHAGTLRDEDGRFLTAGGRVLGVTARGNTLEGARSRTYQAIGKISFEGLHYRTDIARREGLA